The sequence CGCCGGTGACGTTATATTCGCCGATCAGGTTGATATCGAAGGGTGTCGTCTCTTCCGGTTCCCTGGTGCCGACCAGGTGCATCAGGGCGGCTTCACCGCCGAGACGGCTACCGAGGTTCTTGCTGCCGACAAAGCCGGGGGCGTGCACCGGCACGACCGGGAGCCCATGCCGTTCGGCCGCCTGCTTGCAGATGGCGTCAAGATCGTCACCGATCAGGGCGGTCACACAGGTCGCGTAAACGAAGACCGCCTCCGGTGCGTAGCGGGACACGATGTAATCGATCGAATCGCCGACCTTCTGTTCGCCGCTGAATACGACGTCGTTGATATCAATGTCGGTGGTGAAACCGATCTGGGTCATGTCAACGCCTGGCCAGCTGGTGCCGGTGGCGCGGGTTTCCCACGAGGAGCCGAGGCAGGTCATCGGTCCGTGCACCAGGTGGGCGGCGTCGGCAAACGGGAAGAGGGTGATCTGCGCCCCTTCGAAGGCACAGCCGCCGGTGGTCGCTCCCGGAGTCGGGGCGTTGCAGGCAGCTTTTTTAGTTGCGTTGTGGCTACAGGAACTTTCGTTCAGGAGTTCCCGGACATTCGGTTTTGTGCTCAAAAGGTCTGCTCCTTGTTGTTTGGATACAGCCCCGTCACATCCTTGGGAGGGTTATTGTCCGGCAACTTTGACGGTCGATATTTATTTATACTCCCTCTATAGAGCAAAAGGCTTGCCAACTCGAAATAGAGAAAAAAAGTGGTTTTTTAAGGTTTTAGCTAGAAAATCAGATCATAAAAAAGACATGTTGCATATTTTTTATACAATCTCTTTTCGAAAGAACCGGTGATGCACCCTGTTTTTAGCGGTTTACGTTTGGGCATGCAGTTTGCTCTAGGAATATAGAGAGCTGTCTCACGTCAAGCCGTAAAGACAATCTGAAAGGCAGCTTTAACGCAGAGACGCCGAGACGCAGAGAAAGGCAAGTGCTTTTCAGGGTTTTAGAACTTTAGTTAAAAGCACTATAGCTTTCCGTTTTGTTTTTCTCTGCGGCGCCAGCTTGTGACTCTGCGTTAAGGAAGTATTTGCTGTTTAGCCTGTCGTTTTTGCGTGGGACTGATCTTGAAATAATTCGGCAATGATGCCGATAAGAGTGGCAACGCAGCCCCGCGGACTTTTGAGCTCCGACGGGGCTTTTTCGTTTTTCAAGGAGAATATGATGGTCAACAATCGGGAAATCATCATTGACGACACAACCCTGCGTGACGGAGAGCAGACCGCCGGGGTGGTCTTCAGCCGTGAGGAGAAAATTAAAATCGCCAGGACCCTCGATGAAATCGGTGTCGGCGAACTCGAATGCGGTATTCCGGCAATGGGCCGGGATGAGCAGGCCTCGATCCGGGCCCTGGTTGATCTCGGGCTCAGGGCGCGACTGATCACCTGGAACCGGGCAGTTATCTCCGATATCCGGTCTTCAATCGATTGCGGCGTGACAGCCGTCGATATCTCCCTGTCGGTTTCCGATATCCATATTGAAAAGAAGCTCGGCGAGTCGCGCCAGTGGGTGAAGGAGCAGCTCAAGGTCGCCCTCGGTTATGCCAAGCAACACGATCTCTATGTCTCGGTCGGCGGCGAGGATGCGAGCCGGGCCGATCTCGAGTTCCTGGTCGAGTTGATGCAGATCGCCAAGGCCGAAGGGGGCGACCGCTTCCGTTTCTGCGATACCCTCGGTGTCCTCGATCCCTTTGCGACCTACGACAAGGTCAAGTACCTGGCCGACCGCGTGGCGCTCGACCTCGAGGTTCACACCCATAATGACCTCGGCATGGCAACGGCCAATGCTGTCGCCGGTATCCGGGCCGGCGCCCGCTTTGTCAACACCACGGTCAACGGTCTCGGCGAGCGGGCCGGCAACGCTGCTCTCGAGGAGGTGGTGATGGCGCTCAAACATGCCTGCGGCATCGAATCGGGAATCGACACCAGTCGTTTTGTCGAACTCTCGCGCCTGGTCGGCCAGGCGAGTTGCCGGCCGGTGCCGGAGTGGAAGGCGGTGGTCGGGGAAAAGGTCTTTTCGCATGAATCGGGCCTGCACACCGACGGCGTGTTGAAAGCCCCGGAAAACTACGAGGGGTATGATCCGGCCGAAGTCGGCCTGTCGCGCCACCTGGTCGTCGGCAAGCATTCGGGTCGAAACGGCCTCAGTGCCCGCCTGGCCAGCCTCGGCATAGAATTGAATATAATGGAGCTTAAAGACCTTCTCGAGCAGGTCAGGTACCTGGCCCAGATCCGAAAACGACCATTGACCGACCCTGAACTTCTGGCTCTCTGCGCGATACCACGGGTCGCCTGATTCGAGACCTCTTGACGTTGGTTTAATCAACCGGGCAGTCGATTTGTCGATCTGTTGCTGAATGCTATTTCACAGACTCTTTGACCGATTCCTTCACTTCCTCTGCTGCCTCGTCAATCTTTTCACCGGCTTCTTCCATCGGACCATCCTGGGTGAGCTTGTCCTCGATCGTTTCCTTGGCCTCTTCGACCTTGTCTTTCGTCTGCTCAACCGCCTCGTCGATTTTGGCTCCTGCTTTTTCGGCCGGCCCTTTCTGTTCACAGGCCGTGAGCAAGAACATCAACCCGAATGATAAAACAACGACCAGTATCAAAAACAGTTTACGCATCTACTTATCTCCTTTTCCGCTACCTGTCGATGAAGTATTCAATAAAACTTCCGCGATTCATTCAGTAGCCAGTATTAAAAGTTTCCATCAAATCCTAACAGGCATTGACGCGATGACAATGAGGGGAATGCCCTCTTTTCTGGTGGAAAAAATCTGCTTTTAGCGGGATCGATGGCGCCACGCCGGCAGGCACCCACTGAGCGTTGGACA is a genomic window of Desulfuromonas sp. containing:
- the nifV gene encoding homocitrate synthase gives rise to the protein MVNNREIIIDDTTLRDGEQTAGVVFSREEKIKIARTLDEIGVGELECGIPAMGRDEQASIRALVDLGLRARLITWNRAVISDIRSSIDCGVTAVDISLSVSDIHIEKKLGESRQWVKEQLKVALGYAKQHDLYVSVGGEDASRADLEFLVELMQIAKAEGGDRFRFCDTLGVLDPFATYDKVKYLADRVALDLEVHTHNDLGMATANAVAGIRAGARFVNTTVNGLGERAGNAALEEVVMALKHACGIESGIDTSRFVELSRLVGQASCRPVPEWKAVVGEKVFSHESGLHTDGVLKAPENYEGYDPAEVGLSRHLVVGKHSGRNGLSARLASLGIELNIMELKDLLEQVRYLAQIRKRPLTDPELLALCAIPRVA